The Streptomyces sp. NBC_01255 genome window below encodes:
- a CDS encoding HEXXH motif domain-containing protein: MQTDGRHEPARSAHHLVPSAHFDALAAGRGDAGTIRFLRTTEYSRRLLLLRALLDAVAETPGALGPLPDVDSVWDTLTAAQQRAPEDFGELLMHPHVGVWLGHGLRRLRRTAWGDGPLWTDVGHVFTVCAVAALRTGLPLRTTVPVRDGGVMFPTLGLARLPDRPRWGTAEVVVEAGRLRVDPYGACVGPPDPPAGDAPGWQEPHRLHARVAGRPVGVWLDDIDPYRDLSEPLPAHRLAPDETARWRERFGLALGVLEDSDPETAAAVAEGLRSMTPVRSLSTGAVLSASSGDAFGGLLTSLPPDPVTFAVTLVHEFQHTKLGALLHLLTLERDDGAERHHAPWRDDPRPLSGLLQGAYAFLGITDFWSRRLDRAPAAERASAEFEFALRLRQTREAVETLGADPALTAHGRRFLRGMAARLPDWTADSRVRPGIDAMAAFAATDHRTEWRIRHLVPAPDAVRALARAYVTGAAADCRGAEPSVVPDLTTHWSHARTRVIRHLLDTPDSGDLPGHSGRLAGPFGAERALVAGDPAAVDAYARLLAEDPEDPDAWTGLVLALALADPALRPLLRRPELPRAVHRELRVIGTTADPRRLARWLASGVAGQPGRGR, encoded by the coding sequence GTGCAGACCGACGGACGACACGAACCCGCCCGTAGCGCGCACCATCTCGTTCCCTCGGCGCACTTCGACGCCCTGGCCGCGGGCCGGGGCGACGCCGGCACGATCCGCTTCCTGCGGACCACCGAGTACAGCAGGCGCCTCCTGCTGCTGCGGGCCCTGCTCGACGCCGTCGCGGAGACGCCCGGCGCGCTCGGCCCGCTGCCGGACGTGGACAGCGTGTGGGACACGCTGACGGCCGCTCAGCAGCGCGCCCCGGAGGACTTCGGGGAGCTGCTGATGCATCCGCACGTCGGGGTCTGGCTGGGGCACGGGCTGCGGCGGCTGCGGCGGACGGCCTGGGGCGACGGACCGCTCTGGACCGACGTCGGGCACGTCTTCACGGTGTGCGCCGTCGCCGCGCTGCGCACGGGGCTGCCGCTGCGCACCACCGTGCCCGTGCGGGACGGCGGCGTCATGTTCCCCACCCTCGGACTCGCCCGGCTGCCGGACCGCCCGCGCTGGGGAACGGCGGAGGTGGTGGTGGAGGCGGGACGGCTGAGGGTCGACCCGTACGGAGCGTGCGTCGGTCCGCCCGACCCGCCCGCCGGCGACGCCCCGGGGTGGCAGGAGCCGCACCGGTTGCACGCGCGCGTGGCGGGGCGGCCGGTGGGGGTCTGGCTGGACGACATCGACCCCTACCGGGACCTCAGCGAGCCGCTCCCCGCACACCGCCTCGCCCCGGACGAGACCGCCCGCTGGCGGGAACGGTTCGGCCTGGCGCTCGGCGTTCTGGAGGACAGCGACCCGGAGACGGCCGCGGCTGTCGCGGAGGGCTTGCGCAGCATGACGCCCGTGCGGTCCTTATCGACCGGGGCGGTCCTCAGCGCCTCCTCCGGTGACGCGTTCGGCGGCCTGCTGACCTCGCTGCCGCCCGATCCGGTCACCTTCGCCGTCACGCTGGTCCACGAGTTCCAGCACACCAAGCTCGGCGCGCTGCTGCATCTGCTGACGCTGGAGCGGGACGACGGCGCCGAGCGGCACCACGCCCCCTGGCGGGACGACCCCCGTCCCCTGAGCGGTCTGCTCCAGGGCGCGTACGCCTTCCTGGGGATCACCGACTTCTGGTCCCGCCGCCTCGACCGGGCGCCCGCAGCCGAACGGGCTTCGGCCGAGTTCGAGTTCGCCCTCAGACTGCGCCAGACGCGGGAGGCCGTCGAGACCCTCGGCGCCGATCCCGCGCTGACCGCCCACGGCCGCCGGTTCCTGCGGGGCATGGCCGCCCGGCTGCCCGACTGGACGGCCGACAGCCGGGTCCGGCCGGGCATCGACGCCATGGCCGCGTTCGCCGCCACCGACCACCGCACCGAGTGGCGGATCCGGCACCTGGTCCCCGCCCCGGACGCCGTACGCGCCCTGGCCAGGGCCTACGTCACCGGCGCCGCCGCCGACTGCCGAGGCGCCGAGCCCTCGGTCGTCCCCGACCTCACGACCCACTGGTCCCACGCCCGCACCCGCGTGATCCGCCACCTCCTCGACACACCGGACTCCGGCGACCTGCCTGGACACTCGGGCCGCCTGGCTGGGCCCTTCGGCGCCGAGCGTGCTCTCGTCGCCGGGGACCCGGCCGCGGTGGACGCCTACGCGCGCCTCCTGGCCGAGGATCCCGAGGACCCCGACGCGTGGACCGGACTCGTGCTCGCCCTCGCCCTCGCCGACCCCGCCCTCCGCCCGCTGCTCCGGCGCCCCGAGCTCCCCCGGGCCGTCCACCGCGAGCTCCGCGTCATCGGCACGACGGCCGACCCGCGGCGACTCGCCCGCTGGCTGGCCTCGGGGGTGGCCGGCCAACCGGGCAGGGGCCGCTGA
- a CDS encoding AAA family ATPase produces the protein MSGLQHPVESGRNGGHVSSRSWWIYRGTGQPLTDIRLGDILPPPPGWRDFDGGPVLPPVPAENAESDRRLGAVSRATPRQDAHDIDMINTALLLRRPLLVTGRPGIGKSTLAYLVARELGLGRVLHWGITSRSTLRSGLYEYDAIGRAQASLGRGRPGLPVPVQATGSGAEDGAGGARIGDFVRLGPLGTALLPYELPRVLLIDELDKSDIDLPSDLLHVLENGSYDIPELVRARHQEGEARVFTDDPDQTVTVTDGRVKCRAFPFIVITSNGERQFPPAFLRRCVRLDVSPPREDQLAAMIAAHFRDQGGRPDAMIRQFMERSRENGGLATDQLLNAIFLRTAGVREDDEAWGELLDALWRELSGAP, from the coding sequence ATGAGCGGGCTCCAACATCCGGTCGAGAGCGGTCGGAACGGCGGGCACGTCAGCAGCCGCAGCTGGTGGATCTACCGGGGCACCGGGCAGCCACTGACCGACATCCGCCTCGGCGACATCCTGCCGCCGCCACCCGGCTGGCGGGACTTCGACGGCGGCCCGGTGCTGCCCCCCGTACCGGCCGAGAACGCCGAGAGCGACCGGCGCCTCGGCGCGGTGAGCCGCGCCACGCCCCGGCAGGACGCGCACGACATCGACATGATCAACACCGCGCTGCTGCTCCGCAGGCCCCTCCTGGTGACGGGCCGGCCCGGCATCGGCAAGTCGACCCTGGCCTACCTCGTCGCACGCGAACTGGGCCTGGGCCGCGTCCTGCACTGGGGCATCACCTCCCGCAGCACCCTGCGCTCCGGGCTCTACGAGTACGACGCCATCGGGCGGGCCCAGGCCTCCCTGGGGCGCGGCCGGCCCGGCCTGCCGGTGCCGGTCCAGGCGACCGGGAGCGGCGCGGAGGACGGCGCGGGCGGGGCGAGGATCGGGGACTTCGTCCGGCTGGGCCCGCTGGGCACCGCCCTGCTGCCGTACGAACTGCCCCGCGTCCTGCTCATCGACGAGCTCGACAAGAGCGACATCGACCTGCCCAGCGACCTCCTGCACGTCCTGGAGAACGGCTCGTACGACATCCCGGAGCTGGTCCGCGCCCGCCATCAGGAGGGCGAGGCCCGGGTGTTCACCGACGACCCGGACCAGACGGTCACGGTGACCGACGGGCGGGTGAAGTGCCGGGCCTTCCCCTTCATCGTGATCACCAGCAACGGCGAGCGACAGTTCCCGCCGGCCTTCCTCCGCCGCTGTGTCCGGCTGGACGTCTCCCCGCCGCGCGAGGACCAGCTCGCCGCCATGATCGCCGCCCACTTCCGGGACCAGGGCGGCCGGCCCGACGCCATGATCCGGCAGTTCATGGAACGCAGCCGGGAGAACGGCGGACTGGCCACGGACCAGCTGCTGAACGCGATCTTCCTGCGGACGGCGGGCGTCCGGGAGGACGACGAGGCATGGGGCGAGCTGCTGGACGCGCTCTGGCGTGAATTGTCGGGAGCACCCTGA
- the fxsT gene encoding FxSxx-COOH system tetratricopeptide repeat protein translates to MDDEARPNPEAFEVAEALWLHAYQTLAARLPPSTDPPRPRPTMPPGLSGLSGPLDSHGQQPEDHRLPEPPGHGAVEDRRMPEDGAMPPGGVPGKMAEATGPDLAPGVPGVSDVSGAVRPSSFPGGPGGRLPTGGAPVAAYPLAGEFQDVYVRAGPAPDLRDAPGIGRWLRPLRQVVPSASEIELDEETTAERAAEDGLWMPYVRSADERRFDLVLVVDDHVTMSIWEQTVAEFTAVVEQSGAFRDVRVRRLGVRETAAGEEAVLRGPYADGPVGDPAELLDRTGRRIVLVLTDALAPLWRGGAGLKALELWATAGPAAIVHLLSQRDWHRTALTPRRARIRGPRSGARNTELSVRFPEEVYDPFDPPPGTWRVAVPVLELDADWLGRWAALVAGTEPGWTDASVLLLGAPAPAPWEDEAEPSAPSVQERVRRFRSHATPTAFRLATHLAATVLEPRLVRDVRRTLVPEAQPAHVAELFLSGLVEELPSEEPRGAAFPTPLDFVDGAREALLSSAMRGDTARVVRSMSDFYGDRFEAARGLRGALLAPEDAPDPPLTEESLPFVRVELAVLRALSGPYLERAQRISAALEGASPGASLVLNAPPLVHDIRHTPENSDTGGLAMTDTTASQHQREDGGALNGTPVQPIPGPSPDGQPDNGTPPAHGTTTPAHGTPIPGPAAPQPQPQPQPQPQPHAHPRPSVPAVWGNVPPNNPNFVGREDLLAQVREQLLTGDTSAVLPHTLHGMGGVGKSQIAIEYVYRYASDYDIVWWIPSEQPTMILTALTELAQRMGLNAGSEANRAVPAVREALRRGDPYSRWLLVFDNAENVEAVRPYFPTGGTGKILITSRNQEWDRVARTLSVDVFSREESKSLLRRRARDLTDEDADKLAEALGDLPLAIEQAAAWQAVTGMAVPEYLRLIKEKIAELMLELVPSPDYPMSVAAAWDVSLRQLEQRNPAALQLLQVCSFFAPEPISRSLFNNSRSTTIAPELDDALRHPIKLGRAIREINVYALARIEHRHDTIQLHRLVQAVLVNRMSPQQQADMRHGAHLLLADANPNSPGSRELWPRYQALLPHVVVSRAVECESPWVRGLVRGMVEFLYVWGDHKGSASMAREALEMWTEKFGAEDQQTLEMAKWLAFILRVLGEYQEAAAMMQRTADTYIRTAGEDDEGTLDALIQLCTGLRLRDEMARGLEINRSVYERSLRAFGEDDPATLRAAHSLGVGLRLMGQYREARVYDAETARLRTLNLGENHFDTLNTLSGLSIDIREAGDYLEAAAHQEDVYARYLASFGEDTPTSLGCGRVLAVCRRRAGDHDGALALSETVWSKFVNRYGPDHPDSVACAANLVVDLRQDGQLRRSRELGEANVERYAAKLGPNHSYTLSSRTNLAITLRHLGDLDAAGGHLDAALRGMRESLGDTHILTLTTAIGAASQHAAEGRLAEALELDEKTLEILTRDHGEDHPTTLACATNMVLDLRALNRDTEATALHTETLTRFRRRLGEDHPAVAASAAGRRADVDIAPVPF, encoded by the coding sequence ATGGACGACGAAGCCCGTCCGAATCCGGAGGCCTTCGAGGTGGCCGAGGCGCTGTGGCTGCACGCGTACCAGACGCTCGCGGCCCGGCTGCCCCCGTCCACCGACCCGCCACGCCCCCGGCCGACGATGCCACCCGGACTCTCCGGGCTCTCCGGGCCGCTCGACAGCCACGGGCAGCAGCCCGAAGACCACCGCTTGCCCGAACCCCCCGGCCACGGGGCGGTGGAAGACCGCAGGATGCCCGAGGACGGTGCGATGCCGCCGGGCGGAGTGCCCGGCAAGATGGCGGAGGCCACCGGCCCGGACCTCGCGCCCGGGGTGCCCGGCGTGTCCGACGTGTCCGGCGCCGTCCGGCCGTCGTCGTTCCCGGGCGGCCCCGGCGGCCGGCTCCCGACCGGGGGCGCGCCGGTCGCCGCGTACCCCCTCGCGGGGGAGTTCCAGGACGTGTACGTCCGGGCCGGGCCGGCACCGGACCTTCGCGACGCGCCCGGTATAGGGCGCTGGCTGCGGCCGCTGAGACAGGTGGTGCCCTCGGCGTCCGAGATCGAGCTGGACGAGGAGACCACGGCCGAGCGCGCCGCCGAGGACGGGCTGTGGATGCCCTACGTCCGGTCGGCGGACGAGCGCCGCTTCGACCTGGTGCTGGTGGTCGACGACCACGTGACCATGTCGATCTGGGAGCAGACGGTCGCCGAGTTCACCGCGGTGGTGGAGCAGTCGGGTGCCTTCCGGGACGTCCGGGTCCGCCGGCTGGGCGTGCGCGAGACCGCCGCGGGCGAGGAGGCGGTGCTGCGCGGCCCGTACGCGGACGGCCCCGTCGGCGACCCCGCCGAGCTGCTGGACAGGACCGGCCGCCGCATCGTCCTCGTCCTGACCGACGCCCTGGCACCGCTGTGGCGCGGCGGGGCCGGGCTGAAGGCCCTGGAGCTGTGGGCGACGGCCGGACCGGCGGCGATCGTGCACCTGCTGTCCCAGCGGGACTGGCACCGCACCGCCCTGACGCCCCGCCGGGCCCGGATCCGCGGCCCGCGCTCGGGCGCCCGCAACACCGAACTGTCCGTGCGCTTCCCGGAGGAGGTGTACGACCCGTTCGATCCGCCGCCGGGGACCTGGCGGGTGGCGGTTCCGGTCCTTGAGCTGGACGCCGACTGGCTGGGCCGCTGGGCCGCGCTGGTGGCCGGTACGGAGCCCGGGTGGACCGACGCGTCCGTCCTGCTCCTCGGCGCACCCGCCCCGGCCCCGTGGGAGGACGAGGCCGAGCCCTCGGCACCGTCGGTGCAGGAGCGCGTCCGCCGCTTCCGCAGCCACGCCACGCCCACCGCCTTCCGGCTCGCCACCCATCTGGCCGCCACGGTCCTCGAACCCCGCCTGGTGCGGGACGTCCGGCGCACGCTCGTCCCGGAGGCCCAACCGGCCCATGTGGCCGAGCTGTTCCTCAGCGGTCTGGTCGAGGAGCTGCCGTCCGAGGAGCCGCGCGGCGCCGCCTTCCCGACGCCGCTGGACTTCGTCGACGGGGCGCGTGAGGCACTGCTGTCCAGCGCGATGCGGGGGGACACCGCGCGCGTGGTGCGCTCGATGTCCGACTTCTACGGCGACCGGTTCGAGGCGGCCCGGGGGCTCCGGGGCGCCCTGCTCGCCCCGGAGGACGCACCCGACCCGCCACTGACGGAGGAAAGTCTTCCGTTCGTCCGCGTCGAGCTGGCCGTGCTCCGCGCCCTCTCCGGGCCGTATCTGGAGCGGGCGCAGCGGATCAGCGCGGCCCTGGAGGGCGCTTCACCGGGAGCGTCGCTCGTACTGAACGCTCCGCCATTGGTCCACGATATCCGTCATACACCTGAAAATTCCGACACGGGCGGCCTTGCCATGACCGACACCACTGCCAGTCAGCACCAGCGCGAAGACGGAGGGGCCTTGAACGGCACCCCAGTCCAGCCGATTCCCGGCCCGAGTCCCGACGGGCAGCCGGACAACGGGACGCCCCCTGCCCACGGCACTACGACGCCCGCCCACGGCACCCCGATCCCCGGGCCGGCCGCCCCGCAGCCCCAGCCCCAGCCCCAGCCCCAGCCGCAGCCGCACGCGCACCCGCGCCCCTCCGTACCCGCCGTCTGGGGCAACGTCCCCCCGAACAATCCCAACTTCGTCGGCCGGGAGGACCTCCTCGCCCAGGTCCGCGAGCAGCTGCTGACCGGTGACACCTCGGCGGTGCTGCCCCACACGCTGCACGGCATGGGCGGTGTCGGAAAGTCGCAGATCGCCATCGAGTACGTCTACCGGTACGCGTCCGACTACGACATCGTCTGGTGGATCCCCTCCGAACAGCCCACGATGATCCTGACCGCGCTCACCGAACTCGCCCAGCGGATGGGCCTGAACGCGGGCAGCGAGGCCAACCGGGCGGTGCCCGCCGTCCGCGAGGCACTGCGCCGCGGCGATCCCTACAGCAGGTGGCTGCTGGTCTTCGACAACGCCGAGAACGTCGAGGCCGTGCGCCCCTACTTCCCGACGGGCGGCACGGGCAAGATCCTCATCACCTCCCGGAACCAGGAGTGGGACCGGGTGGCCCGGACGCTCTCCGTCGACGTCTTCTCCCGCGAGGAGAGCAAGTCGCTGCTCCGCCGCCGCGCCCGCGACCTGACCGACGAGGACGCCGACAAGCTCGCCGAGGCCCTGGGCGACCTGCCGCTCGCCATCGAGCAGGCGGCGGCCTGGCAGGCCGTGACCGGCATGGCCGTGCCCGAGTACCTGCGCCTGATCAAGGAGAAGATCGCGGAGCTGATGCTCGAGCTCGTCCCGTCGCCGGACTACCCCATGTCGGTGGCCGCCGCCTGGGACGTCTCGCTGCGCCAGCTCGAACAGCGCAACCCGGCCGCGCTCCAACTCCTCCAGGTCTGCTCCTTCTTCGCCCCCGAGCCGATCTCCCGCTCCCTGTTCAACAACTCGCGGAGCACCACGATCGCCCCCGAGCTGGACGACGCCCTGCGGCATCCGATCAAACTCGGCCGGGCCATCCGGGAGATCAACGTCTACGCCCTGGCCCGCATCGAGCACCGCCACGACACCATCCAGCTGCACCGACTGGTTCAGGCCGTGCTGGTCAACCGCATGTCTCCGCAGCAGCAGGCGGACATGCGGCACGGCGCCCATCTCCTCCTGGCCGACGCCAACCCCAACAGCCCCGGCTCGCGCGAACTCTGGCCGCGCTACCAGGCACTGCTCCCGCACGTGGTGGTGTCCCGGGCCGTGGAGTGCGAGTCGCCCTGGGTGCGCGGCCTGGTGCGCGGCATGGTCGAGTTCCTCTACGTCTGGGGCGACCACAAGGGCTCGGCGTCGATGGCCCGCGAGGCGCTGGAGATGTGGACCGAGAAGTTCGGCGCCGAGGACCAGCAGACGCTGGAGATGGCGAAGTGGCTGGCCTTCATCCTGCGCGTGCTCGGCGAGTACCAGGAAGCCGCCGCCATGATGCAGCGCACGGCGGACACGTACATCCGGACCGCGGGCGAGGACGACGAGGGCACCCTCGACGCCCTGATCCAGCTGTGCACCGGTCTGCGACTGCGGGACGAGATGGCGCGCGGCCTGGAGATCAACCGGTCGGTGTACGAGCGCTCCCTGCGGGCGTTCGGCGAGGACGACCCGGCCACCCTCCGCGCGGCCCACAGCCTGGGCGTCGGCCTGCGGCTGATGGGGCAGTACCGGGAGGCGCGCGTGTACGACGCGGAGACGGCCCGGCTGCGCACCCTCAACCTGGGCGAGAACCACTTCGACACCCTGAACACCCTGAGCGGTCTGTCCATCGACATCCGCGAGGCCGGCGACTACCTGGAGGCCGCGGCCCACCAGGAGGACGTCTACGCCCGCTACCTCGCCTCCTTCGGCGAGGACACCCCCACCAGCCTGGGCTGCGGCCGCGTCCTCGCGGTGTGCCGCCGCCGCGCGGGGGACCACGACGGGGCGCTGGCGCTCAGTGAGACGGTCTGGTCGAAGTTCGTGAACCGCTACGGCCCCGACCACCCGGACTCCGTCGCCTGTGCGGCCAACCTCGTCGTGGACCTGCGGCAGGACGGACAGCTGCGACGGTCGAGGGAGCTCGGCGAGGCGAACGTCGAGCGCTACGCGGCGAAGCTCGGGCCGAACCACTCCTACACCCTGTCGTCCCGCACCAACCTCGCCATCACCCTGCGGCACCTCGGGGACCTCGACGCCGCCGGGGGGCACCTCGACGCGGCCCTGCGCGGAATGCGCGAGTCGCTGGGCGACACGCACATCCTCACTCTGACCACGGCGATCGGCGCGGCCAGCCAGCACGCCGCCGAGGGGCGTCTCGCGGAGGCCCTGGAGCTGGACGAGAAGACCCTGGAGATCCTGACCCGGGATCACGGCGAGGACCACCCGACGACGCTGGCCTGCGCCACCAACATGGTCCTGGACCTTCGTGCGCTGAACCGCGACACCGAGGCCACGGCCCTGCACACCGAGACCCTGACCCGCTTCCGCCGCCGGCTCGGCGAGGACCACCCGGCGGTCGCCGCCTCGGCAGCCGGCCGGCGGGCGGACGTCGACATCGCCCCGGTGCCCTTCTAG
- a CDS encoding cation:proton antiporter, with protein sequence MSSDSVITHVVAALAVVIAASSVMGAAARRLGQPPVVGQLFAGIALGPSLLGLLPGQVYETLFPAEIHPILTALAQVALVFFLFAVGYELDLGLLRGQRAVVAVSLGGFVVPMAMGAGLVLLLPEAFESVNGGHPVDTTFVLYMAVALSITAVPVLASIIKDQGLAGSVPGTVAMAAAGVIDALSWPVLAVVLVGGAHGSLRSWVVKAALLAVYILVMLFVVRPLLAWWKDRPGTRVSQQVPVAVSVALASAWATNALGLHVIFGALLAGVVMPRRSDGSPDSSLLRPLQDAGGLLLPVFFAVSGMAVALDGLHGSDLLLLAVICGAAVVGKVAAGTLAARGVRIPWRDSLLIGVLLNTRGLTELIVLNVGLAAGVIGPRLYALLVVMALLTTAAAGPMIGLLRRRPDAAPPAPPAGRRSGSGTSPEILTGPGSGPDSGPVSAAGAEAAPRS encoded by the coding sequence GTGAGCTCGGACTCCGTGATCACGCATGTCGTCGCAGCCCTCGCCGTGGTGATCGCGGCCTCCTCCGTCATGGGCGCGGCAGCGCGCAGACTCGGTCAACCACCGGTCGTGGGCCAGCTCTTCGCGGGCATCGCGCTCGGTCCCAGCCTCCTGGGCCTGTTACCCGGCCAGGTGTACGAGACGCTCTTCCCGGCGGAGATCCATCCCATTCTGACGGCCCTGGCCCAAGTGGCCCTGGTCTTCTTCCTCTTCGCCGTCGGATACGAACTGGACCTGGGCCTGCTGCGCGGGCAGCGGGCCGTGGTCGCTGTCTCCCTGGGCGGCTTCGTCGTCCCCATGGCGATGGGCGCCGGCCTCGTCCTGCTCCTCCCCGAGGCCTTCGAGTCGGTCAACGGCGGACATCCCGTCGACACCACCTTCGTCCTCTACATGGCGGTCGCCCTGTCCATCACGGCGGTCCCCGTCCTGGCGAGCATCATCAAGGACCAAGGGCTGGCCGGGAGCGTGCCCGGCACGGTCGCGATGGCCGCCGCCGGCGTCATCGACGCGCTGAGCTGGCCCGTCCTGGCCGTGGTCCTGGTCGGCGGCGCGCACGGCTCGCTGCGGTCCTGGGTGGTCAAGGCCGCCCTGCTGGCCGTGTACATCCTCGTGATGCTCTTCGTCGTACGGCCCCTCCTGGCCTGGTGGAAGGACCGGCCCGGCACCCGGGTGTCCCAACAGGTCCCGGTCGCCGTCTCCGTGGCACTGGCCTCGGCGTGGGCCACCAACGCACTCGGGCTGCACGTCATCTTCGGCGCGCTGCTCGCCGGGGTCGTGATGCCCCGCCGGTCCGACGGCTCCCCGGACAGCAGCCTGCTCCGCCCGCTCCAGGACGCCGGGGGGCTGCTGCTCCCGGTGTTCTTCGCGGTCTCCGGGATGGCGGTCGCGCTCGACGGGCTGCACGGCTCCGACCTGCTGCTCCTGGCGGTGATATGCGGCGCGGCGGTGGTCGGCAAGGTGGCCGCCGGCACGCTCGCGGCCCGCGGCGTCCGCATCCCGTGGCGGGACTCGCTGCTGATCGGCGTCCTGCTCAACACCCGCGGTCTCACCGAACTCATCGTGCTCAACGTCGGGTTGGCGGCCGGGGTGATCGGTCCCCGGCTCTACGCGCTGCTGGTCGTGATGGCGCTCCTCACCACAGCCGCCGCCGGGCCGATGATCGGACTGCTGCGCCGCCGTCCGGACGCCGCACCGCCGGCCCCGCCCGCCGGTCGCCGGTCGGGCAGCGGGACGTCACCGGAGATCCTGACCGGGCCGGGCTCCGGTCCGGACTCCGGACCGGTGTCCGCCGCGGGCGCCGAAGCGGCGCCACGGTCGTAG
- a CDS encoding effector-associated domain 2-containing protein, whose protein sequence is MTGARPERTYAVVVGAERYAAGPSWDLPGPAADARRFTDWLRGRGVPAANVFLLLDPLPGAGGPEVDVAAGTAGREAVQEVLTRRLPALEGDLLWVFWGGHGVTDPQGHRRLFYGDAGPDDRRNLDLDAWLTAFTTDLLPGFRRQIWLVDSCQTFVEDLGFARALPTELPSGGERLPGREQYVLLASGPGQRAVNDPVRQTGAFSRAVLAALAASDGGAWPPDMNAVADTVLGEFTGPGQRPTSLWHRSWAGDERRLEFPSARPLDFPSTRRLEEPVTDAGLAELIGLLAGWPSMADRDHRQLVLGMLPPDLAGAIPRMGAPRPDIISIVRTCRRHPGGLAALVEALSLLEPGSLEQRELKDWADRRLTPGSGG, encoded by the coding sequence GTGACCGGCGCGCGCCCGGAGCGCACGTACGCCGTCGTCGTCGGCGCGGAGCGCTACGCGGCGGGGCCGTCCTGGGACCTGCCGGGGCCCGCCGCCGACGCCCGCCGCTTCACCGACTGGCTGCGCGGCCGCGGCGTGCCCGCGGCCAACGTCTTCCTGCTGCTCGATCCGCTGCCCGGCGCGGGCGGACCCGAGGTCGACGTCGCCGCGGGCACCGCCGGGCGGGAGGCCGTGCAGGAGGTGCTGACGCGCCGGCTGCCGGCCCTGGAGGGCGACCTCCTCTGGGTGTTCTGGGGCGGCCACGGCGTCACCGACCCGCAGGGACACCGCAGGCTCTTCTACGGCGACGCCGGCCCGGACGACCGCCGGAACCTGGACCTGGACGCCTGGCTGACCGCCTTCACCACCGACCTCCTGCCGGGCTTCCGGCGCCAGATCTGGCTGGTGGACTCCTGCCAGACCTTCGTCGAGGACCTCGGCTTCGCCCGCGCCCTGCCCACCGAACTGCCCTCGGGCGGCGAGCGGTTGCCCGGCCGGGAGCAGTACGTCCTGCTGGCCTCCGGCCCCGGGCAGCGGGCGGTCAACGACCCCGTACGGCAGACGGGAGCCTTCTCCCGTGCCGTACTGGCCGCCCTGGCCGCGTCGGACGGCGGCGCGTGGCCGCCCGACATGAACGCGGTCGCGGACACGGTCCTCGGGGAGTTCACCGGGCCGGGACAGCGGCCCACCTCACTCTGGCACCGGTCCTGGGCGGGTGACGAGCGCCGGCTGGAGTTCCCGTCCGCCCGGCCCCTGGACTTCCCGTCCACCCGGCGCCTGGAGGAACCGGTGACGGACGCCGGGCTGGCCGAACTCATCGGCCTGCTGGCCGGTTGGCCCAGCATGGCGGACCGCGACCACCGGCAGCTCGTCCTCGGGATGCTGCCCCCCGACCTCGCCGGCGCGATCCCCCGCATGGGGGCGCCGCGCCCCGACATCATCAGCATCGTACGGACCTGCCGACGCCACCCGGGAGGGCTGGCCGCCCTCGTCGAGGCGCTCTCCCTGCTCGAACCGGGCTCCCTGGAGCAGCGCGAGCTGAAGGACTGGGCCGACCGCCGGCTGACACCGGGATCCGGCGGCTGA